The Deltaproteobacteria bacterium CG11_big_fil_rev_8_21_14_0_20_49_13 sequence ATATCGTCTGCAACTGCTTTTCTCCCTGCATCTCGGCGCGTTATAATCAACAAATGATCAGAAAAGAGCGAGTTAGAAATAACTGCCGGCGTAGAACCGCACCCTCTCCACATTACTTATCCAAAACCACCCAATCTCCTCCAAATGAGTCCGTCTTGTGGGTTCAAATGAGTCCGTCTTGTGGGTCGCGTCTTGTGGGTTTTGGGCATGCAAGACGAGGCGACTCGACGAATCCACAAGACGGACTCACAATGAAAAGATAAAATTCAGCAGGTTGCGTATGGATATATTATTATCCGAACTTGACTCCGTCTTGTGGGTTTCCGTCTTGTGGGTTTCTGGGTTTCCGTCTTGTGGGTTTCTGAAATGCCCTCAAATCACCCACTCACTTTGGAGAAGAGCCTTTATTAAAAAATCTGCAGGAAAGTCTTTGCATACAGATACATGAACGGCGCAACGAATATCATTGCGTCCAATCTATCTAAAAATCCGCCGTGGCCGGGGATGATATTGCCTGAATCTTTCACGTGAAAATCGCGCTTGATCAAAGATTCTATCAGATCGCCAAAAGGCCCGATGAAACCTATCGCAACGCCTAAGATGATAACGTGGAGGATGGGCAGATCTTTGAACCCTATCGTTCTGACCACATAGGCGGTAAGAACGCTTCCGACAAATCCGGCAAAGAAACCTTCCATGGTTTTATTGGGGCTCGTTAGCGCCGCAAACTTATGTCTTCCGAGAAGTTTTCCGCCAAACATCGCAAAGGTGTCCGTCATGGCGGTAGCCGCCACACCCATAAAGATAAGCGCCTTGCCGTGAGGGAGCTCACGCAAAAGGGCCCAAAATGGAAGTGTTGCGCCAAGATAGAGGGCGCCAAACAGCGTTAAACCGATCCTTGATGTCACGCCCTCAAGGGTCGTCGCATGCTTCATGTATAAAAGAGAGACTATGAACATGCCCGTTACGACGACTCCTAAGAATACGTTGGTCGTTCTTAAAAAAATGAGCGTTGATGCAACGGCTATACCGAATATCCATGTCGTCTCGCGGTAGATCTGGTCCTTCGGAAGGGCTAACTTACTGAACTCGTAAAGACCGCCCATGATAACGAGAAGCACAAGACCGTTAAAGATCATCTCGGGCGAATACATAATTACCGTCGCCAAGATCAGACCCATAACAAGGGCCGAGATTATCCTTTTTGCCATTGTTCACTCGTCTTTCCGAACCTGCGTTCGCGGTTCTGGTAATCTTTTATCGCTCTTTCTAGGTCTTCCTTTGAAAAATCGGGCCAGAGCTTTTGAGTGAAGTAGAACTCGGAATAGGCTATCTGCCATAAAAGGAAATTGCTCACACGATGCTCACCGGAGGTCCTGATGAGAAGGTCCGGATCGGGGATCCCTGCGGTATCAAGAAATGGGGAAAGGGTCTCGGGTGTTATCTCCGTCACCTTGGCATCAACCGCCCTTTGAATGGCACGGCACAGCTCCATTCTGGAACCGTAGCTCAAGGCGACTATCATCGTCGTCTTGCTTAGATGGACCGTGGCCCTTTCGACATCTTTTATCACATCGCGGACCTCTTGCGGAAGGCGATCGTTATCGCCAATGGTCATGAACTTTATCTGATTATCAATTAATTTTTGTTTTTTTAGCTTTAAGAACTCGACCATGAGGCCCATTAGAGCCCTCACCTCTTCAAGAGGCCTGTCCCAGTTCTCTTCGGAAAAAGCATACAGGGTCAGAAATTTAACGCCCAGGTCGCTACAAGCGATCGTGATGTTCTCAACGGCCTCAATTCCTTTGCGATGACCTTCAACGCGCGGAAGGCCGCGGGAAACCGCCCACCTGCCGTTGCCATCCATGATTATCGCTATGTGCGCCGGGATCGGATTCATCTAAACGCAAACCACCAGCAAAGTTTCATGCCGGCAAAGCTAAGAATAAAAACCTTGTTTGCCTTGCTGGCTTGTGACCTTGCTGGCTGCCATTATATCGTCATTATCTCTTTTTCTTTGTGCGTGACCGTATCGTCTATGAGTTTGATGTGATCGTCGGTAAGCTTCTGGATCTCTTTTTCGCCCTTTTTAATATCGTCTTCCGAGGCATGCTCCGATTTTTCAAGTTTCTTGATATGTTCGTTGGCATCGCGTCTGATGTTCCTGATGGAGACCTTGGAATCTTCGCCGAGCTTCTTAATATATTTCACAAGCTCTTTCCTGCGCTCTTCATTTAGGGGCGGAATTGGAAGCTTAATGACCTTTCCGTCATGATTGGGATTTAACCCTAGGCCCGATTTTAAAATGGCCTTTTCAATCACAGAGACCATGCCGGCTTCCCATGGCTGAATGGTTATGAGCCTTGCGTCGGGAACGCCGAGGGTTGATACCTGGTTGAGAGGCACGTTCTGGCCGTAGTATTCAACACGGACATCATCTAAAATAGAGGTTGAGGCCCGTCCTGTCCGCATCTTGGAGAGTTCCATCTTGAGGGTCTCCATCGCCCTGTCCATCTTACCCTTTGCCTCGGTGATCACCTTCTGTACCATATTATCCTCCTCAACTTACCATGGTGCCGATTTTTTCGCCCTGCGCCACTTTTTTAAGGTTACCCTTGTTGAACAGATCGAATACAACAACCGGCATATTATTGTCCATGCACATGGAAATGGATGTCGCGTCCATCACCTTAAGGCCATGCTTCAACACCTCAAGGTAGGAAAGTTTGTCGAATTTAACGGCTTTGGGGTTCTTTACCGGGTCGGAGTCGTAGACGCCATCCACCTTTGTTCCCTTAAGGATAACGTCGGTGTGTATCTCCATAGCCCTTAGGGATGCCGCGGTATCTGTTGAGAAGTACGGGTTGCCTGTGCCGCCAGCGAATATAACAATGCGTCCCTTTTCAAGATGGCGCAAAGCGCGCCTGCGAATGTAAGGTTCGCCGATGCTCTGCATGGGGAAGGCCGTCATTACCCTTGTGGGGGTCCCTTGATGTTCCAAGGCGTCCTGAAGGGCGAGACTGTTAATGACCGTTGCAAGCATGCCCATATAATCGGCCGTTGAACGGTCCATATCCTTGGCGGAATCTGAAAGACCTCTAAAGATGTTGCCGCCGCCTATTACAATGGCGATCTGAACGCCAAGCGACGCCACATCTTTTATCTCTTTCGCCAGTTCCGTGACCGTCTCCGGCTTTATGCCGAAATGGTCCTCACCGCTTATTGCTTCGCCGGAAAGTTTCAGTAGAACGCGTTTATATTTCATACTCCCCCCTTCATTCATTTCTCTTGTCCCTCGACCGTTGACCCTTCTTTACGCCTTTTCTCCAACCTGGAACCTTACGACCTCTTTTATCTTGATGGCAGGGTCAAGAGCCTTGAGCATGTTGCTAACGCTCTGCTTCCCCTGAGGGTCGCGGATGAATACCTGATCTTCAAGGCATATCTCGGAAAGATATTTATTGAGCTTTCCTTCGATTATCTTTTCCAGAACCTGAGGCGGCTTCTTTTCGTTCGCCATCTGACCCTTGAACACTTCCTTCTCTCTGGCTATCGCGTCTTCGGGAACATCGCCCCTTCTTACGAACTGGGGGTTCATGGCCGCAACGTGCATCGCAACATCCTTCGCCGCCGCGTCGGTCAGTTTGTTATTGGGATCTTCGAAGAGGGCCACAACGCCGATCTTTGAACCGGCGTGTACATAATTATTCACCTTAACGCCTGCGCCCGCCTTCTTTATGGCAAACCGTCTTATGCCAAGGTTCTCGCCGATCTTCGCTATCAGCTCAGTCTGGAGATCGTTCAACTTCTTGCCGCTCATCTGGCTGGCAAGCAGGGTGTCCATGTCGGAAGGTTGTGTTGAAGCCACGTGGCTCGTGACGTTCTTGACGAAGTTCTGGAAATCGTCGGTCTTGCAGACGAAGTCGGTTTCGCAGTTCACCTCCACCATCGTGATGACATCGTTCTCTACCTTGAGACCTACAAGACCTTCGGAAGCCGAGCGCGAGGCCTTCTTTGCCGCCTTGGCAAGGCCCGCCTTGCGGAGCGAATCTATCGCCTTTTCCATATCTCCGCCCGCATCTGAAAGCGCCCGTTTGCAGTCCATCATACCGGCGCCTGTGCGTTCGCGAAGCTCTTTTACTGTTTCAGCTGAAATTGTCATATAAAATTCCGTGAATCGTCGTTCGTGAATCGTGATACGTTTTCCTTACGCTTCACGACACACGCTTCACGCTTCACGCTCAATGTTTTGTTTCCACTACCGGCGCTTTCTTCTCTCCAACCGGCTTTTCGCTCTTATGTGCATGTCCCCTGGTGCCGCCCGGGCCGCCGTGGGTTCCGTGACCTCCCTGACCTCTTCTTCCACCGCCTCTCCTGTCGCCGGGTCTCTCTGCAACGTAGGCTTTAGCCTTACCTTCGATCTTCTTCTCTCTTACGCGTCCGCCCTGCTCCCCTGCGGCAGGTGCGGGTCTGGAGGCCTCTTTTGCCGCATCTTCCCTGAGTGTCGCTTCTCTGCGTTTTAGGCCTTCTTCGCAGGCCTTGGCGACATATGAGACAAGAAGCGTGATCGAACGGATGGCGTCATCGTTTGCAGGTACCACGAAATCGATGCCGTCCGGGTCACAATTCGTGTCCGTAATGGCAACCACCGGAATATGGAGCTTCTGCGCCTCTTTTAGAGCAATATGCTCAGTTTTTGGATCGACTATAAAGACGACTCCGGGAAGCTTTGTCATGTTCTTGATGCCGCCGAGAGAATGTTCGAACTTTTCGATCTCGCGCTCCATGGAAAGAGCTTCCTTCTTTGAGAACTTGGCAAAATCGCCGGCCTCTTTGCGCTGATAGAGCGAATGCAGGCGGTCGATAGACGCCTTGATGGTCTTGAAGTTCGTAAGCATGCCGCCCAACCAGCGCTGATTGACGTAATGCTGTCCCACCCTTTCCGCGTTCTCACGGATAAGGTCCTGCGCCTGCCTCTTTGTTCCGATGAATATCACGGAATTCCCCAGAGCCACCTGATCGGCGACGAACTTAAAAGCTGCCATTGCGGCTTCCATCGTTCTGTCTAGGTTGATGATATGAACACCGCTCTTCACCGTGAAGATGAAGGGTTTCATTTTGGGGTTCCATCTGGACGTCTGGTGGCCGAAGTGGCAACCGGCCTCGAGAAGGTCTTTTACTTGGAGTTCTGACATGTACTCTCCTTTGGTTAGTTCCTCCACCCTAATATGAACCACCGGAACATCTCAAAACACCATGTCTTGCAAATTCCTGTGGCACCAAAAGGAATTATCCTGTAGGGTGTGCGAATTGGGCGCGTTGTTAACACGATAATCAGGTCAATTGCAAGTAATTTTTGGAGAAAAAAGAACATGAAAATCAAGAAGTTGCTTGTCTTTACGCTCATGGTCTATGGTCTATCGTCTATGGTCTTCGGTATCTGCAGGGCCGATGACTGGGCCGAATACCAAAAATATGGCCACAAGGGAACAAAATGGGACGAGTTCGTCAGGGCCGGATTCACCGCTTTTGATACGGGAA is a genomic window containing:
- a CDS encoding isoprenyl transferase, coding for MNPIPAHIAIIMDGNGRWAVSRGLPRVEGHRKGIEAVENITIACSDLGVKFLTLYAFSEENWDRPLEEVRALMGLMVEFLKLKKQKLIDNQIKFMTIGDNDRLPQEVRDVIKDVERATVHLSKTTMIVALSYGSRMELCRAIQRAVDAKVTEITPETLSPFLDTAGIPDPDLLIRTSGEHRVSNFLLWQIAYSEFYFTQKLWPDFSKEDLERAIKDYQNRERRFGKTSEQWQKG
- a CDS encoding UMP kinase codes for the protein MNEGGSMKYKRVLLKLSGEAISGEDHFGIKPETVTELAKEIKDVASLGVQIAIVIGGGNIFRGLSDSAKDMDRSTADYMGMLATVINSLALQDALEHQGTPTRVMTAFPMQSIGEPYIRRRALRHLEKGRIVIFAGGTGNPYFSTDTAASLRAMEIHTDVILKGTKVDGVYDSDPVKNPKAVKFDKLSYLEVLKHGLKVMDATSISMCMDNNMPVVVFDLFNKGNLKKVAQGEKIGTMVS
- the rpsB gene encoding 30S ribosomal protein S2; this encodes MSELQVKDLLEAGCHFGHQTSRWNPKMKPFIFTVKSGVHIINLDRTMEAAMAAFKFVADQVALGNSVIFIGTKRQAQDLIRENAERVGQHYVNQRWLGGMLTNFKTIKASIDRLHSLYQRKEAGDFAKFSKKEALSMEREIEKFEHSLGGIKNMTKLPGVVFIVDPKTEHIALKEAQKLHIPVVAITDTNCDPDGIDFVVPANDDAIRSITLLVSYVAKACEEGLKRREATLREDAAKEASRPAPAAGEQGGRVREKKIEGKAKAYVAERPGDRRGGGRRGQGGHGTHGGPGGTRGHAHKSEKPVGEKKAPVVETKH
- a CDS encoding elongation factor Ts; amino-acid sequence: MTISAETVKELRERTGAGMMDCKRALSDAGGDMEKAIDSLRKAGLAKAAKKASRSASEGLVGLKVENDVITMVEVNCETDFVCKTDDFQNFVKNVTSHVASTQPSDMDTLLASQMSGKKLNDLQTELIAKIGENLGIRRFAIKKAGAGVKVNNYVHAGSKIGVVALFEDPNNKLTDAAAKDVAMHVAAMNPQFVRRGDVPEDAIAREKEVFKGQMANEKKPPQVLEKIIEGKLNKYLSEICLEDQVFIRDPQGKQSVSNMLKALDPAIKIKEVVRFQVGEKA
- a CDS encoding ribosome recycling factor, encoding MVQKVITEAKGKMDRAMETLKMELSKMRTGRASTSILDDVRVEYYGQNVPLNQVSTLGVPDARLITIQPWEAGMVSVIEKAILKSGLGLNPNHDGKVIKLPIPPLNEERRKELVKYIKKLGEDSKVSIRNIRRDANEHIKKLEKSEHASEDDIKKGEKEIQKLTDDHIKLIDDTVTHKEKEIMTI